One segment of Rhodohalobacter mucosus DNA contains the following:
- a CDS encoding nuclear transport factor 2 family protein: protein MTGLLILGMMLLNGCVQNMNDGNDSWDIGSTEYVEIMEEGMMHMQNMDFDAWGELMADDIEYYFPDGDAGTRTVITGKEALIDWWKNWEATTGVESMTFSEPVYLPVIAQEAPNYAGLTGPYVVSYLSNEMVFNGTKVNLRMNITVHFNEENKIDRYYSYYDRSLIISAMGTNILSDSE from the coding sequence TTGACCGGATTATTGATTCTGGGTATGATGCTGCTGAACGGGTGTGTTCAGAACATGAATGACGGGAATGACAGTTGGGATATAGGCTCAACAGAGTATGTTGAGATTATGGAAGAGGGGATGATGCATATGCAGAATATGGATTTCGATGCCTGGGGTGAGCTGATGGCAGATGACATTGAATACTATTTTCCGGATGGCGATGCGGGAACCCGTACAGTGATTACCGGCAAAGAAGCTCTGATAGATTGGTGGAAAAACTGGGAAGCCACTACCGGAGTAGAATCCATGACTTTTAGCGAACCTGTTTACCTGCCTGTTATTGCACAGGAGGCTCCGAATTACGCCGGTTTAACCGGGCCGTATGTCGTTAGCTATTTGTCGAATGAGATGGTTTTTAATGGTACTAAGGTCAATCTGCGCATGAATATTACCGTTCATTTCAATGAAGAAAATAAAATTGACCGGTATTACAGCTATTATGATCGTTCACTTATTATTAGTGCAATGGGCACCAATATTCTATCCGATTCTGAATAG